Sequence from the Burkholderia sp. GAS332 genome:
TCATCATTGGCGACAAGGATCCGGGACTCGATGAGCACGCAATGCAGAACACATTTCTTGCATGGCACCCCAATGCAGAATTATTAAAAATTCCTAACTGTGGGCACTATCCCATGCAGGAGTGTCCTCCGTACTTTGCGATGGTCATAGAGAACTTCTTGCGCGGTCAGGTCCGTTGATTGGCGACGCGGTCCCGGGATGTCTCGGGGCTGCGTCGTTTTCTGGATCGCGGCTCACTACCGTGTCCCAATGTCTCCTGCAGAAAAGCGATAAAACCCATCAGCTTCGGTGGCATGTGCGCCTCGGGCAGATGCACCACATGGACGGGCCAGGTCGGTGCCGACCAGTCGGGGAAAAGACGAACGAGCCGGCCCGCATCCAGATCTTCCTGCAACATCACCTATACCGCCGTCATGCGCGCATTCCAGACTGGTTCTGCGACGGAATCAACAACGGTTTCGGATCGCACTTGCACACGCACCAGTCATAGCTCAGTGCCTGTTCACGGCCATTGGCCCCCCTGTTCGGTAGGCGCTCGCCGACGCATAAAATCCAGCCCATCGTGTCGCATTTTGGACACGAAACCTGATCGCCTTCGTATGCGACTGAGCGACCGTTGAGGAGGTCCACGCGCAAACCGGCGAAGACTCTCCCTCCCGCCGTGGTTGTGTCACCGTCGCAGATATCAAAACGTTGATTCACTGATGATGATTTCCTGGAAAAGGCTGTGATGCGTTGAGTCAATTCCGAAGAGGCCGCCGCTACGGTGTTTCCGTGAAGGGGACGAAATGCCACTGCTCGAACTCGGGATCGAATAGGGCAATTTGCTGGCAGTCCGCCAGTTTCGCCGTAGATACTTCCATGGAATCAATCGCACACGTCACAGCACGCTCCATGCGCGCCTTGTCCCAATTCAACATGTCGCGGTAGATATCACGCCATGCGAACATTCCGGCGAGTTCGTGCAGATGGTCTATTTGTGCCAGCGCGTCCTCGTCCGGACCGAAGAACGGTGGCACGCCGTCTGGTATCGAATGTGAAATCAACCGTGAGCATGTCGCGGTATTGTCATCCGACTCCAGAACGATCTTGCCGTCGATAGCAGGCCATCCCAGCCGGACCTCGGCAACCAACGCCGCTCCGTTAGCAGTAGCGAACGTTTCCGGGGCGATCATGTTGATCTCAGAAACGTTGTATCGCTTTCCTTTGTACATCCAGTACGCCGCGTCCATCATGGCGTGAACAGGCGACAAGTAACAGGACACTGCTGGCCCCGCTTTCGTGTCGCTACCCGCCACCCGTAACTTGCCGTCATCGCCGTGCTGGGTTAGCACGAAGGCGAGGGCTTCGGAAAAAAACGGTTGCTGGCAATAGCCGCTTTGTGTTTGCATTGGAATCAAGTTATGTAGATATGAGAATTTATTCCCCAAATTCCGTAAGGCGTTTTCGAATATCCGCTGCGGTTTTGAATGGATACTCTGTTTGTTTGCCGTTTACTATTCCATCAAACCCCTCCCCGAACCGTTCCGACAGGCGGTCCAGCCGCACGAAAGGCGTGTCGGAAATGTCGCCAACATAACGATAGGCAAACACTTTGTAACGTGTCGCTACTGAATCCTGCGTCTGATTTTGCCACTTTATAAGAACGATTGCGTCCCGTTTTTTCGTATAGAACACTGTAACCACTTCCGGCGAAACATTATCCGCAGCATATGAATCCACAACGGAAGGCTTCGAGTCTGCACATTGCCAGTTGAGACTCAACCCATATTTTCGAATATTTGATGGCTCGTATCCATATCTGACAACTTTTAAGTTGCAGCCAGGTTGTATATCGCTGGCCGAAAGTGCATCGGGCGATTTCTCTCCTGCCCGAACCAGAGCGGGTTGCACAAAAAGAAAAGCCAAGCAGAACCAGAGGCACCTAATATAATTAATCATGGTTAAGAATATCAAAAATTTAATCGAATTCCGTGGCGCGAGAACTCATGGGTTACGCGGGTCCGCGGTGGAGAAATAGCTCACTTCCCGGTTATCCAGTCCTTACCGTGGCTCAGGCTCTTTCGAATCGATGAGGCATCCTTAAATCGAAAACGAACCATCTTACCTTCCTGTTTCCCGTCAAATCCGGAACCAAAAAAATCCGTTATTTTCTTATTTTCCGAGAAAATGATTTTACCGCCCTCACCTCCTTTAGCCTCATACGCATGCACCTCATAATAATCGCCTTCTGTGTCGACCCCGGACAAATAATATCGCCACTTGACAATTACAAAAAGAATTTCCCTCCCGCCAACCTTATTCTTGAAAGTGCTAACCAACTCAGGAAAGGCAGGGCCATCTTGACTATATGTTGCAATGGGAAATATATCCCTTTCTCCACGCACAAGTTGAATCACAAGTTTTTCGGGTACCTCTTCGACATGGTGTATTTCGATCCAATCGGGAGCCGAAACGAAATCAATACGCAGCCTTTCAATACTCGGCGCATTAGAGGAAGATTCCGCGAACGCTGAAGCCAAAAAAAATATCAACGCAACAACTACATTGAGATTCGCAAAAATGCGGAGAGCGTTCTTCATGATCCGATGCCTTTGAATAT
This genomic interval carries:
- a CDS encoding Zn-binding Pro-Ala-Ala-Arg (PAAR) domain-containing protein, incolved in TypeVI secretion; this translates as MNQRFDICDGDTTTAGGRVFAGLRVDLLNGRSVAYEGDQVSCPKCDTMGWILCVGERLPNRGANGREQALSYDWCVCKCDPKPLLIPSQNQSGMRA